TATTCCCGATACCGATCCCGATAACAGACGCAGAAGGATTCCTTTTACAGGTGAAATACCTTCACCTATACATCTTCCTACGGGTTGTCCTTTCCATTTAAACTGCTCAAAGAAAATTGATAAGTGCGCGGTTGAAAAACCTGTACTTAGAGAAGTTGCAGATGGGCATATGTGTGCCTGCCATTTGATATAAATATTATAAGAGGTGCCGTTTTTACGGCACCTTTAATTTTTGGTAATAAAAATTGAAAATTAAGTTTTTGTTTGTTTGTGCTTTATGCACTCTTTTTTTTGTTTCATGCGGTTCTAAAACGGTATCTTATCTTGATCAGCCGGCTTCCGATGCTTACAATAAAATTTTAAAAGAAGAGATGGAAAATCTTCCTGATTTTTCCGCTCCGGCCGTCTTAGTTAAAGACCTCCAAATTGCCGGAACTCCCTCCGATTTGAAATGGTATACATCCTATCCTAAAGACCTTTCTTCTAAGGCCTTAAAAAAAGGCGGTATTTTTTACGGTTTTTTAGGCGATATACCGAATACCTTCCGCTATATGGGGCCGGGCGCCGATGAGCTTTGTGTAAGGCTTTTTAATACTCAAATGCCGCTTTTATGGACCTCATTTGAAACCTTTGAATTTATGCCCTGTTCCGCCGTATTCTGGGCTGTCGATATTTCTTCTAAAACGGTGTATTATAAGCTCAACGAAAATATTTTCTGGTCGGACGGCGAGCCTTGTACGGCTGATGATTGGATTTTTGCTGACGAATTTTGTAAATCCAAAAAAATTGTTGATCCTGCAAAAAACAGAAAACATAATAATCTTGAAGTAAAAAAGATTAATGACTTTTGTTTATCCGTACATGTTCTGGATAATCAAATTTATACTGAACAGGAACTTTTAGATATAAGTAATTTTAAGCCCATCGCAAGGCATTTTTATAAGGGGCAAATCCCTGATGACTGGGTTGCGAGGTATAACCGTACGGTTGAACCGACTACAGGGCCTTATATTCTTAAAAAGTATGACTATAATAACGGACTTCATTTTGCTAAAGTGGAAAATTGGTGGGCACAAACCTATCCTCATTTTAAGGCAATTGCTAATTTCGATGAGATTTTTTATAGGATAATTACCGGCGACAAAAGACCGGCTTTTACAAAATTTGCCCGCGGTCTATTTGATGTAATTCATATAGACGATCCGGGAGAATGGGCTAAAGCTGAGGCCTCTAAAGATGTCCAAAACGGTTTTATAAATCTTTGGCGGGGCCGCCATGTTCCGGTACAAGGGCCGGCAGGTTTATTTTTTAATACACAGGCACCTCCCCTCGATAATCCGTTTGTAAGAAAAGGACTTTATTATGCAGTTGATATCGATGGGATGATCAGCAGGGTCTATGCCGATAAAAGAGTCAAGCTTCACACAATCGGTTCAGGTCAAACATGGGGCAGTGCTGAATTTAATAATCCGGAGATAAAAAAACCGTCTTTTGATCCTAAAAAAGCCCGTGAGTTTTTTTTAAGGGCAGGGTATGATAGGGTAAATTCTTCAGGTATCTTGGTCAATTCCGAAGGGAAAGAATTGAGTTTTGTTATTCTATATGACGATCCTTCATTATATGAAGCTTTCGGGCTTCTATATGCTCAGGCTCTGCTTGCAGGCCTTAAGCTTGAATTTAGGCAGATGGGAGGCAAACTCTTTGATAAGCTTGAAAGCAGAGACTTCCAAGCTTGGTGGGGCAGTCTTAATTCTTACCGCCTACCCGATAATTACAGTCTTTTTCATTCTTCATTTGCTAAATCGAAAAGTTTTAATAATTTTTTCGGCTATTCAAATCCTGAAATGGATATTCTTTTAGAAAAATATGAAAAAGGCTCTTTAACCTATGTAGAAAAAGCTGCTGTAAACCGCCGGATTGAAAAAATTGTAGATGAGGACGCCCTTATGATTCCTTCATTTTACAAGGATACAATAGATGTTATGGCATGGAAGTGGATTTGCTTCCCCGCATGGCTTAATATGAAATATCAAAAATACCTTGATGACCCCATGTTCGGTTATATGTGGTTTGACGGCGATATTGAAAAAGAATGTTTAAAAGCAAAAAATGAAAATAAGATTCTTCAAATGAGGGCTTATTTTTTGAGTGAAAGGTACAAGTAAATTTCAATAGAAAAACGAGGTAAAAAAAATCGAGTCCGCTTTTCGGCAGACTCGAAATTAAATAAAAAGGAGTAAATTAAGAAAAAACTAAACTTTCTTTGTAACGTAATCGCTTTTTAAGCATCGAGAACACATTTTAATGGTTAGAGTTCTGCCGCCGATTTCTGTCTTTACATTTACCAAATTGGGCTTCCAAACTCTTCTTGTGTGAATTTTGGACTTACTTACAGAGTTACCTGACATTGTGCCTTTTCCGCAAATTTCACATACTCTTGACATATCGCACCTACCTTTAAAAAATCAGCTGACCTTGGAAAGGTCAGCCGTCATTAGAATAGCTCCCCCGCGCGGGTTCGAACCACGGACCCAGTGGTTAACAGCCACTTGCTCTGCCTACTGAGCTACAGGGGAATGTTTCCAATTAGGAAGTTTTAGGATATTACACTATTTCTTATAAAATGTCAATAGAAAATTTGTATTTTTTATGATTTTATCAAATTTTATTTTCCGGTGCTTGAGTTAAATTCATCCATGGCTTTTTTTGCAAAACGATATTCAAAAAAGGCAGGGTTTTCTATCGACATTACTTGAACGTAACATTTTTCGGCAAGAGCATATTTTTTGGTTAGATTGTAAAATTCTCCGAGATAAAAAAACAGTCTTCCTTTTTTTACCATGTCGCTTTCTGCTGTTGCCCTGTTTATCAGTTCGCTGTCTCCCGAAAAATCTACAAAAAGGCGGCATAAAAAGTATTCGTTTTCTTTTTCGGTACGATTGATTGATTTTAGATAGTTTTGCATAAATTTTTTTGCATCCGGTTTTTTATTTTGTTTATAGAGGCTTATGGTATACAAAAGTGCATATTGATAAGAGGCCGGAGCCTTGTTTAAGGCTTTTAAAAATGCGGTTCCTGCATTTAGCCAGTCTCCTTTTTCCCAAAACAAGATACCGGCTCCTTCCAGCGCAAAATAATAGGGCGGATAAAGGTTGCATACCTTTATGTAATCATTGAGGGCTTCTTCCTTATAGCCGAGCTCATCGTTTATGCCGGCACGGTAAATATAGGCTACATAAGAATCGGGTGTAAGTTCTATAACCTTGTCATAAGCTTTTTTTGCTTCTTCTTTTCTGCCTATTGTAAGATTGTAAGAGCCTATATCATTCCAATGGCTAGGGTTATTAGGTTCAAGTTTCGCTGCCTTATTTATATCCTGAAGGGCTTGATACATTCTATTTGTTTCGGATTTTATACGGGCAAGTTCTGCAAGGGCTGTGCTGTTATTAGGTTCATGTTCCAAAGCTGCCGTTAAATTCGATTCTGCTTGATCAAGTTTTCCGTCAAGATAGTTTATGCGTCCCAGTCCTATAAGAGCTTCAGTACATTTAGGATCTGCCTTATAGGCTTCTATAAATTTTTTTCTGGCATCATTATATCTTTTGGCAGAGTAAAAATCCAAACCCTGCTCGGTTAAGGCTCTTGAATCTTTGGGGTTTATGGCCAATATCTTTTTCAAATATTGATCTTTCTTTTGCAGATTGTTTTCAGCTTGGGCTAGCATAACCTGGGCATAAAGAATTTCGGTATTATTGGGATGCTCTTTGGAAAGTTCATTTGCAAAAGTTTCCGCTTCCTTTGTTTTTCTCATCGAAATGAGGATGGAAAGTTTTAGATATTGAACCTTAAAACCATTGGTCAGTTCAGGATCCGATTCATCTATTAATTTTAAAATGCCTTCCAAATCTCCCTTTTGAGAAAGTTGGGTAAGCTTATCGGTAAATTCCTCTCTTGGACTTTTTTTGGCGGTTTTTTCGATTGTTTTACACGAAAAAACTAGGGAGATGACCATCAAAAAACTAAAACATACTAAAATTTGCTTGTTTATTTTCATAATAACTCCTTATAAGTATTGCAATTATTCCTTAGTTTATATAAACTATAACATTATGAAGCACAAATCAAGTAGGATGATTGCATTAACTATATTGTATACACTAATTATTTTCGGCATTTTTGTCATTCAGTTTACCATAGGTAAGACTTTTTATTATACAATAGGAGCTATGACCGTTTCGGGACGGGATGAGGTTGATGAAAGCGGAAACAGGACTCCTCTTTTACCTCTCCATATAGTTGCAAACGGTTTGGATTTTTACACTACGGATCAGACTCCAATTACTGCAAAAACGAGCAATAACGAAGAGTTTAGCCTAAAGGTTTTGGAGTACAAAAAAAACGAAGATTCCTTTAGTGTTATCTGTTCTAACGATGTTTTGATAGACTTTACCTCATACATTTCGGAAACGGTTGAAACGGTGAGAATTTCCGTTTCTATGCCGCCAGAGATAGAAACCGTTTATTTTCCTTGGAAATTGACTCAATCGGCCCGTCTTGAAAGACAGGATGAGCAAATATTTTTAAGGTATGGAAAAGACCGGTTTATTTTTAGAGGCGGCTATGGCTTTGGAAATTCCGATGATTCATCGGAACTTCCCCATTTTATTCTTTCAAGTTCAAAAAAAACAGCCTTTTATGAAACTTATATTCAATCTGACAGTTTGGATTTCGATTCTATCCGCCGTATCCCGATTGCAAGTGAAGAAGAATACAATAAAACCAAGCAATTATTTAGAGAAAAGGCCTTGGATTATTTTTCAAGTGTGATCTCGGCAAGAAATTATAACGAAGAACTTTTGACGGCATATATGGCCGAAAAAGCCTTTAACGGCGAATATACAAAGTCCCTTGTATTTGCCCCCGCTTCTCTTTTGCCGAAAGAAAAACGCACCTATATATCGACTACATTTTATGGAAATCTTGTACAAAACGATAAAAGTCTTGCTGCTTACCAAAGAAAACTGTTATCCGGCATTGAATCGAGCATAGCAAGGGCTGAAATTTCCGTATTTGACAGGGAATCCCTTATTCCGTTTTTGATAAACAACTCAAGGGCAAATTTGATTTCCGCCTTGGAAAAAATGGTTTCTAATGCAAAGCAAGAGGACTTAAACTCTTTTTTTGCCGCCGGCTTGTTGGAAGCTGCAATGGATTATGCTTTTTATTTTCCCAATAAACAAAATCTTTTTATGGAAAATTCCGAAAAATATGAGACGGTTTTAAAAGATTCTTTGATTTCTATCGATGCGGGATTATATATTTCTTCCGATAAAAAGACCATTGATACCGAAAAAACTTTGAGAGCTGCTTCTATTTTAATCCGCTATGGAAGTTCATATCCCGATAAAGGTACTTGGAAGGCTGTAGGGCAGGCTTTGTATTCTTCTATCTTTTCTCTTGGCGGAAATTCTTCAAGTTTACCGGCATCTTTTGATATTCAAGGCGATAAGTCAAAGAAGTTAGGTCTTATGGCCAATGATGCCCTAATTCTCCATGCCGAAAAACTGTATGCTGCTGCTATTAAGGACAATCCATATTATCCGCATGAAGAGTCTTTGGCCTTAAAGGCAGAGCCCGGTATTTGGGCTTGGACATCTGCACGCGATATAAATGTGCTTAAAAATGATGCAAAAACATTCAGTTTTAGAGTTTCGGCTAAGACGGGGGATACCCATTACATGATTATAAGAGGAATCCGTCCATTTTACAGGATAAAAATCCATGAAATCGATTTTAGAACGGATCCCAGATTTGAGATGTATAATTCTTCAGGCTATGTTTATGATGAAAGAACCCGTACTCTTTTGTTAAAAATGAAGCATAAAAAGGATGATGAAGATATCGTTCTCTTTTTGGGCCGCCCGCCTGAACCTGTCCCCGTGGTGCCTGTTGTCCAAGAGGGTGCTGAAAGCGTAGTCAATACTGAAGATGGTACTTCAGCCGAAAATTCAGGCTCAGATGAGACAAAAGAAGAAGCTTCTGATGCCGGTAATTAATAAAACGAGAACCTTTTTTCAGATTCAAAACTTTTTTTATAAATATTGCTAAAAAACTACCCTTTTTTACAAAAATATGATATAATATATATTGTCTTTCAAAGAAAATAAGGAGTTAAGGTGAATAAAAGAGATTTTCCGCGTGTTCATTTTTACGATCAAGATTTCGTGGACATTTACGATAGAACATGGGCTTGGGTTCATGATTTTTGGCATTCGACAGGCGACGGCAAACAGGGTACCGAGGGCTTTTTTATTTATCCCGAAGCGGACGGCAATTTTTTAAATCAATATGAAACTATATTTTCTTCTTTTTTCTTTGTTTATTCCAATAAGAATTATACACCGAATTCCGCCCTTGATTTTTTTTATGACAGGCAGGAAGAAAACGGAGCTATACGCAATAGATATAATTTTGATACAAAGGAACCTGTTTTAAAACGGGATAATCCGGAAGGGCTGGGAATGCCCTTATTTGCATGGGCTGAGTACAATATTTATCATAAGACGGGAAACAAAAAGCGTGTAAAGGATATTATGCCTGTTTTGATTAAATACATGGACTGGATTGACAAAATGTTTAAGGCCGATAACGGTCTGTACAAAAGTCCTCTTGAAACGGTTAATATGCCTAATACGCCTCGAAAAGAATCCGTTTTTTTAACCGATTTTAATTCGGCCCTTGCGGTAAATGCCCTTTATATGTCTGCTTTAGGCGATATACTAAACGACAAAGAAATAGACTTTCAGTATAAGAGGTTGTATTTTACGATAAAAACCAGAATTAATTCTATGATGTGGAATGAAGAAGACGGTTTTTATTATGATCTCGATGCTGAGGGTAAGCAGATAAAGAAGAAGACTCTTGCCGGTTTTTGGCCTATGCTTGCCGAGATTCCCAATGAGGATAAGGCCGCCCTTCTGGTAGAACACCTATCCAATCCTAAAACTTTCGGTGTTGATCATCCTTTTCCAAGTCTTGCAGCCGATGAGCCTGAATATGACGAAAACGGAAACGGTGCATGCGGCAGCGTCTTCCCCATTTTGAACTTTGTTGTCGTAAAAGGCTTGGAAAAATATAACCGCTGGGAGATAGCAAGAGAGTGTGTTATAAGGCATCTTTACTATGTGCTTGAAACCCTTTCGCCTGCAGGCAATTCAAAAAAGCAGGGCTTTTTATGGGAGGCCTATTCTCCTGTCAAAGAAGGCCCTGCCCAATGGAAGGGAAAGCCTGCTTTTCCGCGTAAACAATACCTTTTGGGTGTAGGTCTTTCTACAATTAGCCTGATGATAGAAAACGTTATAGGGCTTTCAATAAGTCTTCCGCGCAAAACGGTAAATTGGACTGTGCCTAATCTTGAAGTAATGGGTATAGAAAACTTAAGCCTTAAACGGAACCTAATCACTATTCTTTCATCCAAGAGCCAGAGGGGCTGGGAAATTCACATGGAAAGCGAAAAGCTCTATTATTTTACCATAAATATCCTAAACGAAAAGAAGAAGACTTTGCCGATTCCCTCGGGTAAGTGTTCAATGCTGATAGACAAACTTTAAAATGGCGGTTTAGTTAATTCCCTTAACTTTTTGAGTTTCTACAAGTTCTTTTAAGGCCTTAATATAGGCTGCCTTTCTCATGCTGACCTTATAGGCCTCTTTTACGTCCCATACCAGCCTGAAGGCTTCAATCATCTTATCTTCAAGGCGCTTGTTGACTTCTTCTTCCGTCCAATAAAAACCTTGCAGGTTTTGCACCCATTCAAAGTATGAAACGATTACGCCTCCCGAGTTGGCAAGAACATCGGGCACAGTTATAATGTTATTTTTTTCGAGGATTTTATCGGCTTCAGGGGTGACGGGGCCGTTTGCTGCTTCGATGATTATAGAGGCCTTAATATTTGATGCGTTTTTTTCGGTAATTTGATTTTCGAGGGCGGCCGGAACCAAAATATCGGCTTTAAGTTCCAATAGTTCTTCATTGGTTATTCTTGTAAAATCGTCTTCAAAAGAATTCAGTTTTTTCCCTTCTTTTTTATGTTTGAGTATTTTAGGAATATTCAAACCCTTTTCATTGTATATTGCACTGCTTGTATCGCTTATTGCAATTATCCTGGCTCCGTCTTTATAAAAAAGATCTGCAGTAACGCCGCCGACATTTCCAAGACCTTGGATAACCACACTTTGGTCTTTTAAGTTTTTATTGAGTTTTTTTAAAATTTCCCTCGTTGCAAAAAGAACTCCGCGGCCTGTGGCTTCTACTCGTCCCTTAGAGCCGCTGAGAGGAAGAGGTTTTCCTGTAACAACTGCGGGGCTGAATTCTCCGGCATATTCACTGTAGCTGTCTGCTATCCAAGCCATCACCTTTGCATTTGTTCCGACATCCGGGGCAGGTATATCCGTTCTAGGGCCTATAAAAGAAGCAATCCGCCTTGTGTAGCCTCTTGTCAGCTTTTCAAGTTCCGTTTCTGAAAGATGTGAAGGATTTACGCAAATACCTCCTTTACCGCCCCCGTAGGGAATATCGGCAACGGCACATTTAAAGGTCATCCATGCAGAAAGGGAGCGTACCTCATCTATGTTTACATCTTGGTGAAATCTTATTCCTCCCTTTGCAGGGCCTCTTAATGTAGAATGTTGAACCCTGTAGCCGCTAAAAACCTTGATTTTTCCGTTGTCCATTTTTACGGGTATTGAAACATGCATCTCTCTTTCAGGGCTTAAAAGGGATATGTAATCGTCTTCTGGCAGATTAGCCGTATTTGCGGCTTCCGTTATTGTGATTAAAAGTTTTTCGTATGTACTCGCCATAAAATCCTTCTTAAAAATAATTTACGATGATTATACATTAAAAGCCGTATTTTTTAAAGTTATCAGGGGGAAAATTCGAATTTTGAGTTTAAAAAGAAAAACGATTTCGGTCCGCAAAGGGATTTAGGTTTCCTCAAAATGTACACCCAAGGGTATCAATCGGATGTACTCAGGGCCAAAATGAAGAAAACTTGACAAAATCTTCAAATAGCCCAAGGAGCAATAGAGGAAATAAATATGATTAACACGATAAATTTTGCTGCAGCTCATGAGTCCAAGCAGAGTGCGGCACGGGCAAAACTTGTATTCTACCCTTATAGTCATTGGCAGGTCTTACGGCTCGGAGGTCATCATTGATTTTCGCCTTCCCGGAATAAACCAGTGGCATTTTGAAAAACAACTCTCTCACTTACGTCAGCCGGACTGCTCAGGACTTTCACCTGATTCCCTTTTCACTCCTTGGTTAAAAGGAGCACCAAGACCGAAACCGTTATTTAAACACAATTCTATACTTTTATAAAAAATATGTCAATACTCCAATCGATCTTCAACATGCTGACAATTGAAAAATACTCTATTCTATGATATACTTGATTTGTAAAGAGGATTGAGAGTTAATTGGTAGTGATTAATTTGTAATTTCATTACCAATTAAAAAGAGGTGTGATATGAGTACTTCAAACAGAAAATACAAAGATTCGGTCTTTGTTGATTTGTTCAGTGAAGATGAAAAGGCAAAAGAGAATTTTTTGTCTCTTTATAATGCATTACACGGCACAAAACTTACGGCTACAGCACAGCTGAAAAATGTAAGACTTGATCAGGTCCTTTATATGACATTCTATAATGATGTGTCATATCTTATTGATAACAAAATCATAGTGCTGGTAGAGCATCAATCCACTATAAACCCAAATATGCCTTTACGCTGCCTTGAATACATAAGCCGCCTTTATGAAACTCTATTTGAATCAAAAGAAAAATACAGCCGTAAACTCTTAAACATTCCGACGCCCGAATTTTATGTATTTTATAATGGGGATGAAACCTATCCTTCCGATAAAACATTAAAACTATCAGATGCTTTTATAGAAAAGACGGTAAAACCTAATCTTGAGTTGACCGTTAAGATAATAAACATAAATCAGCAAAATCACCATCCCTTGCTTAAAAACTGCAAAACGATGTATGAGTACACAATATTTGTAGAAACGGTACGAAGATGGAAAAAAACAGATCCTCAAAACGGTTTTCAAAAAGCGATTGAAGAATGTATAGCAAATGATATATTGCGTGATTATTTAAAACGCAAGACTAAGGAGGTATTGAATATGTTACTAGCCGAATATGATTATGAAACAGATATAGCTGTGCAGCGTGCTGAAGAACGGGAAATAGCTTTTGCTGAGGGAATATCTCAGGGTGTTTACCAAAATAAACTGGAAACTGCTAAAAATTTAGCTGAAATGGGGTTTACTGTAGAAGCAATCGCAAAAGCTACAGGTTTAAGCTGTGAAGAAATCGAGAAACTATAAATTAATAATAAAATCTGCATAGCGGTATTAGGGAGGCGTGTATGTCTGAAAAAATGTATTGTGATCCGGCCGAGATTTTGGAAGTTACGGTGCAAAAGGGTATTGCAAAGGCTTCGACTCCTGTGTGGAAACTGGTTTGTTTAGGATTTTTGGCAGGGGTTTTTATTGCATTTGCTTCGGAAGGCTCCAATATGGCTGCCTGCGGGCTTTTTGCAAAGTCTGAAACTTACGGCCTTGGAAAATTTGTTGCAGGGCTTATCTTTCCTGTGGGGCTCATCTTGGTTCTCCTTGCCGGAGCCGAACTTTTTACGGGCAACAATCTGATAATTGCAGCCGTTTTAGAAAAAAAGGTGAGCTTTTCTGCAATGATTAAAAACTGGCTTGCCGTTTATATCGGAAATTTTATAGGTTCTGTTTTTATTGCTTTTTTAATTGTAAAAAGCGGACAGCTTTCAAGCGGTGCAAGTCTTTTGGGAGGGATTACGATAAAAATTGCTTACGGCAAGGTTTCGCTTTCTTTTGTGCAGGCTGTTTTTTTAGGAATTATGTGTAATTGGCTGGTCTGCCTTGCGGTCTGGCTCTGCTATGGCGCTAAGGATATGACCGGAAAAATGCTTGCCGCCTTTTTCCCGATTTGGCTTTTTATAACTTCCGGTTTTGAGCACAGTGTTGCGAACATGTATTATATCCCTGCGGGGATTTTCTCGAAAAGCGTTTCGGCCTATGCTGCCGCTTCCGGTCTTTCCGCCGAGGCTCTTTCAAATATAAATTGGGCTAATTTTTTTATAAAGAATTTAATGCCCGTTACCCTCGGAAACATAATAGGCGGAGCCTTTTTTGTCGGAATGTTTTATTGGATTTGTTATAAGAAAAAATAACTTTTTTCGGAAGCTGCCGCTTCCTGCAAAAGATTTTTATATAAGGAGAATTTAAATTATGAAGGTTGAAAATTGCGATGTGGGCTTTATAGGCCTTGGAGTTATGGGAAAAAGCATGGCTGAAAGATTAAGAGCGGCCGGGGCTAAGATGCACGTTTTTACGCGTACAAAAAAATCCGCCGAAGAGATTCTTTCAAAGGGGGCTATTTGGTATGATGACCCGTCAAGCCTTGCTCCCAATTGTAAAATCATTTTTACGATTGTCGGCTATCCGCAAGATGTTGAAGAAACATATTTCGGAGAAAAGGGTTTATTAAAAACCGCAAAGCCCGGAACGATTTTTGCCGATATGACGACCTCAAGTCCGATTTTGGCAAAAAAGATTTATGATGGGGCAAAGAAAAAAGAATGCTTTTCTGTAGACGCTCCCGTTTCAGGCGGAGATATAGGAGCTAAAAACGGAACCCTTTCGATTATGGCAGGCGGGGATGAAAAAGCCTTTAAAGAGCTTGAACCTTTTTTTGCCTGCATGGGAAAAACTTGGGCTCTGCAGGGCGGTGCAGGAGCAGGGCAGCACACTAAGATGGCAAACCAAATAGCCGTAGCCGCGAATCTTTTCGGTACTGTCGAAGCTGTCTGTTATGCCGAGGCCGCAGGCCTTGACCCTCAAAAAATGCTTTCGGCTATCGGGGGCGGTGCTGCAGGAAGTTGGCAGATTTTAAACAACGGGCCTAAAATGCTTCAAAAAGATTTTGCTCCGGGCTTCTATATTAAACACTTTTTAAAAGATTTAAACATAACCTTAACTGTTGCAAAAGAACTCAAACTGCACATTCCCGTTTTGGAGCTTGCACAAAATTTCTTTAATAAGATGAATGAAGAAGGCTATGCCGAAAAAGGAACTCAGGCCATATACGAGTACTATAAAACTATCTAAAGGGAAATTTTATGCACAAAGATGAAAAAAAAATAGCAGAGGTTCAAAAAAAATATGGGCCGCTTTTAGCTAAAACGGCTTTTGAGCTGGGAGCCTTAAAGCTTTCTCCCAATGAGCCATTTACTTGGGCATCAGGCTACCGTATGCCCATTTATAACGATAACCGCCGTTTTTTAGCCCTGCCTGAGATGCGCCGTTCTATAGCCGAAGCCTTCGCAGAGCTTTTAAAAGCTGTTGACTTTGACCCCGAATGGCTTGCAGGAACAGCAACGGCAGGAATTCCTCATTCCGTAAGTTTGGGCGACCTCTTGAAAAAAAGCGTTTCCTATGTACGCTCAGGCGGAAAAGATCACGGCTTAAAAAATCAAATTGAGGGTTTGGGTGCTAATGCGGATTATAAAGGTGCCGATGTGCTTGTTGTTGAAGATTTAATTTCGACAGGGGGAAGCTCCATCAAGGCTGTTGAGGCTGTGCGTAATGCAAACGGCAAGGTTCCTTTTTGTTTTGCTATCTTTTCCTACGGATTTGCAGAAGCTGAAAAAGCTTTTGCCGAATTAAAGCCTCCCTGTATTCCGGTTACTATTTTAAACTACGATATTATGTTGGATGAGGCCGTAAAGCAAAACTATATAAGCGAAGAAAATAAAAAGAGTCTGGCCGAATGGAGGCTCGATCCCTTCGGTTGGGGCGAAAAACACGGTTTTCCCAAGGTCTAAAAAATAAAAAAAAGCGGTTCTAAAAAGAACCGCTTTTCCGTCAAACTGTTTACAGCTTACCTTAACAAGGTCATGACACTCTGAGTTGCCTGATTTGCCTGTGCAAGCATTGCTGTACCGGA
The DNA window shown above is from Treponema denticola and carries:
- a CDS encoding ABC transporter substrate-binding protein, which translates into the protein MKIKFLFVCALCTLFFVSCGSKTVSYLDQPASDAYNKILKEEMENLPDFSAPAVLVKDLQIAGTPSDLKWYTSYPKDLSSKALKKGGIFYGFLGDIPNTFRYMGPGADELCVRLFNTQMPLLWTSFETFEFMPCSAVFWAVDISSKTVYYKLNENIFWSDGEPCTADDWIFADEFCKSKKIVDPAKNRKHNNLEVKKINDFCLSVHVLDNQIYTEQELLDISNFKPIARHFYKGQIPDDWVARYNRTVEPTTGPYILKKYDYNNGLHFAKVENWWAQTYPHFKAIANFDEIFYRIITGDKRPAFTKFARGLFDVIHIDDPGEWAKAEASKDVQNGFINLWRGRHVPVQGPAGLFFNTQAPPLDNPFVRKGLYYAVDIDGMISRVYADKRVKLHTIGSGQTWGSAEFNNPEIKKPSFDPKKAREFFLRAGYDRVNSSGILVNSEGKELSFVILYDDPSLYEAFGLLYAQALLAGLKLEFRQMGGKLFDKLESRDFQAWWGSLNSYRLPDNYSLFHSSFAKSKSFNNFFGYSNPEMDILLEKYEKGSLTYVEKAAVNRRIEKIVDEDALMIPSFYKDTIDVMAWKWICFPAWLNMKYQKYLDDPMFGYMWFDGDIEKECLKAKNENKILQMRAYFLSERYK
- the rpmB gene encoding 50S ribosomal protein L28, with the translated sequence MSRVCEICGKGTMSGNSVSKSKIHTRRVWKPNLVNVKTEIGGRTLTIKMCSRCLKSDYVTKKV
- a CDS encoding tetratricopeptide repeat protein, translating into MKINKQILVCFSFLMVISLVFSCKTIEKTAKKSPREEFTDKLTQLSQKGDLEGILKLIDESDPELTNGFKVQYLKLSILISMRKTKEAETFANELSKEHPNNTEILYAQVMLAQAENNLQKKDQYLKKILAINPKDSRALTEQGLDFYSAKRYNDARKKFIEAYKADPKCTEALIGLGRINYLDGKLDQAESNLTAALEHEPNNSTALAELARIKSETNRMYQALQDINKAAKLEPNNPSHWNDIGSYNLTIGRKEEAKKAYDKVIELTPDSYVAYIYRAGINDELGYKEEALNDYIKVCNLYPPYYFALEGAGILFWEKGDWLNAGTAFLKALNKAPASYQYALLYTISLYKQNKKPDAKKFMQNYLKSINRTEKENEYFLCRLFVDFSGDSELINRATAESDMVKKGRLFFYLGEFYNLTKKYALAEKCYVQVMSIENPAFFEYRFAKKAMDEFNSSTGK
- a CDS encoding MGH1-like glycoside hydrolase domain-containing protein, with product MNKRDFPRVHFYDQDFVDIYDRTWAWVHDFWHSTGDGKQGTEGFFIYPEADGNFLNQYETIFSSFFFVYSNKNYTPNSALDFFYDRQEENGAIRNRYNFDTKEPVLKRDNPEGLGMPLFAWAEYNIYHKTGNKKRVKDIMPVLIKYMDWIDKMFKADNGLYKSPLETVNMPNTPRKESVFLTDFNSALAVNALYMSALGDILNDKEIDFQYKRLYFTIKTRINSMMWNEEDGFYYDLDAEGKQIKKKTLAGFWPMLAEIPNEDKAALLVEHLSNPKTFGVDHPFPSLAADEPEYDENGNGACGSVFPILNFVVVKGLEKYNRWEIARECVIRHLYYVLETLSPAGNSKKQGFLWEAYSPVKEGPAQWKGKPAFPRKQYLLGVGLSTISLMIENVIGLSISLPRKTVNWTVPNLEVMGIENLSLKRNLITILSSKSQRGWEIHMESEKLYYFTINILNEKKKTLPIPSGKCSMLIDKL
- a CDS encoding Glu/Leu/Phe/Val family dehydrogenase, encoding MASTYEKLLITITEAANTANLPEDDYISLLSPEREMHVSIPVKMDNGKIKVFSGYRVQHSTLRGPAKGGIRFHQDVNIDEVRSLSAWMTFKCAVADIPYGGGKGGICVNPSHLSETELEKLTRGYTRRIASFIGPRTDIPAPDVGTNAKVMAWIADSYSEYAGEFSPAVVTGKPLPLSGSKGRVEATGRGVLFATREILKKLNKNLKDQSVVIQGLGNVGGVTADLFYKDGARIIAISDTSSAIYNEKGLNIPKILKHKKEGKKLNSFEDDFTRITNEELLELKADILVPAALENQITEKNASNIKASIIIEAANGPVTPEADKILEKNNIITVPDVLANSGGVIVSYFEWVQNLQGFYWTEEEVNKRLEDKMIEAFRLVWDVKEAYKVSMRKAAYIKALKELVETQKVKGIN
- a CDS encoding Rpn family recombination-promoting nuclease/putative transposase, with the protein product MSTSNRKYKDSVFVDLFSEDEKAKENFLSLYNALHGTKLTATAQLKNVRLDQVLYMTFYNDVSYLIDNKIIVLVEHQSTINPNMPLRCLEYISRLYETLFESKEKYSRKLLNIPTPEFYVFYNGDETYPSDKTLKLSDAFIEKTVKPNLELTVKIININQQNHHPLLKNCKTMYEYTIFVETVRRWKKTDPQNGFQKAIEECIANDILRDYLKRKTKEVLNMLLAEYDYETDIAVQRAEEREIAFAEGISQGVYQNKLETAKNLAEMGFTVEAIAKATGLSCEEIEKL